In the genome of Pichia kudriavzevii chromosome 4, complete sequence, one region contains:
- a CDS encoding uncharacterized protein (PKUD0D01490; similar to Saccharomyces cerevisiae YPR188C (MLC2); ancestral locus Anc_7.545) has translation MSNEDFEFSKSTIQKYKTMFQIIDKDGDNHISVSDLHDAFNGIGHRIEEAEVKNNLLGEFEDNKIDFNAFLRIVGSKFGGFSSEEELKDAFSTFVDSSGNIEGKAFKEDVASVTEAQEDKQPIEEVIDEFTKENRITSYKKVDSEKFIDNVKI, from the coding sequence ATGAGCAATGAAGACTTTGAATTTTCCAAGAGCACTATACAGAAGTACAAAACTATGTTTCAGATAATAGACAAAGATGGCGATAATCACATATCTGTTTCGGACTTGCACGACGCCTTTAATGGCATTGGACATCGAATAGAAGAAGCAGAGGTCAAGAACAACTTACTGGGTGAATTTGAAGACAACAAAATCGACTTCAATGCATTTCTCAGAATTGTGGGGTCCAAGTTTGGTGGCTTTAGTAGTGAAGAAGAGTTGAAAGATGCCTTTTCAACCTTTGTTGATTCTTCGGGCAATATAGAAGGTAAGGCTTTTAAGGAAGACGTCGCCAGCGTTACCGAAGCTCAAGAAGATAAGCAACCGATTGAAGAGGTCATTGACGAATTTACAAAGGAAAATAGAATAACAAGCTACAAAAAAGTTGACTCTGAgaaatttattgataacGTTAAAATCTAG
- a CDS encoding uncharacterized protein (PKUD0D01500; similar to Saccharomyces cerevisiae YPR187W (RPO26); ancestral locus Anc_7.544), giving the protein MADFNENYPEEYEERFSDDERFQNDENANGVDVDQDGKTIIASGAGHEEGFEMLEVGKRARPRAIPRDQRITTPFMTKYERARILGTRALQISMNAPVLVDIEGETDPLQIAMKELSAKKIPLVVRRYLPDGSYEDWSVEELIID; this is encoded by the coding sequence atggcAGACTTCAATGAAAATTATCCAGAAGAATACGAAGAGCGTttttctgatgatgaacGCTTTCAGAATGACGAAAACGCAAACGGTGTCGATGTTGACCAAGATGGAAAAACCATCATTGCATCAGGAGCAGGTCATGAAGAAGGGTTTGAGATGTTGGAAGTTGGTAAAAGAGCAAGACCAAGGGCCATTCCACGTGACCAAAGGATCACCACTCCATTCATGACCAAGTACGAAAGAGCCCGTATTCTAGGTACTAGAGCTTTACAGATATCCATGAATGCACCAGTTTTAGTCGACATCGAAGGTGAAACTGATCCATTACAGATTGCAATGAAAGAGTTGTCTGCCAAGAAAATCCCTCTAGTTGTCAGGAGATATCTTCCAGATGGATCCTATGAAGACTGgtctgttgaagaattgattATTGATTAA
- a CDS encoding uncharacterized protein (PKUD0D01510; similar to Saccharomyces cerevisiae YPR186C (PZF1); ancestral locus Anc_7.543), giving the protein MKGASIIDVSGGESDEKCIDVPIQNLERVSKESTTKSKSQDTSSHNEHSPNITRAGRSTEKKTAGVRARSSSGSYSVRSVSPRPKNHICDFPGCTKAYSRPSLLEQHMRSHYGYRPFKCEFEGCNDSFTRKDHLARHMLKHTEEKDKPFHCTVCGKGVNSMQHLKRHEKTHFKSFHCTFEGCNESFHKHQSLKAHIRSVHEQNSSNKCEICGKQFSRPGRLADHMDKHHSDSSKLICDFPNCYKTFRMWSALQLHIKTEHPKLECDICGKKCIGSSGLANHMKMHVDDSLIKLWNCMECGEKFHKKEHAVRHYAEKHPLIELPEALRYEPRLEVKTKHKQSVQEIEYFMKKKEEEKKAKRRRIEPDDEHNTDVANDCDYDTNGKCVKGSHVNKEDLKKENTFNLSDCGMFVAKPTINNFKKHQKNKANTSFDVLDLLVDNVDQRLSCPYSNCHRLFRKQYDLDRHLAWHQRQDKLLDQKVELVLTEIEQAEHNAD; this is encoded by the coding sequence ATGAAAGGAGCCTCTATTATAGATGTGAGTGGGGGTGAGAGTGACGAAAAATGTATAGATGTCCCAATTCAGAATTTGGAACGCGTTTCGAAGGAATCtacaacaaaatcaaaatcacaAGATACCAGTTCACATAATGAACACTCTCCTAACATCACACGTGCAGGACGTTCCACTGAGAAGAAAACTGCAGGTGTTCGAGCCAGATCTTCATCTGGCTCGTACAGTGTTCGGTCTGTTTCGCCACGTCCCAAGAATCACATTTGCGACTTTCCCGGATGTACTAAGGCGTATTCCAGACCGTCTCTACTTGAACAACACATGAGGAGTCACTATGGGTACAGGCCATTCAAGTGTGAGTTTGAAGGATGCAACGATTCTTTTACAAGAAAAGACCACTTGGCGAGACATATGCTCAAGCACACCGAAGAGAAGGATAAACCATTTCACTGCACGGTTTGTGGCAAAGGAGTCAATTCAATGCAGCATTTGAAAAGACACGAAAAAACCCACTTTAAGTCTTTCCATTGTACATTTGAAGGATGCAATGAATCTTTCCACAAACATCAATCATTGAAGGCGCATATAAGATCAGTTCATGAACAAAATTCATCGAACAAATGTGAAATTTGTGGTAAGCAGTTTAGTAGGCCTGGTAGGTTGGCTGATCATATGGACAAACATCATTCGGACTCTTCCAAACTAATCTGCGATTTTCCTAATTGTTACAAAACGTTTCGAATGTGGTCAGCCTTACAGTTGCATATAAAAACAGAGCATCCTAAATTGGAATGTGACATCTGTGGGAAGAAATGTATTGGATCCTCAGGTTTGGCCAACCATATGAAGATGCATGTCGATGACAGCCTTATAAAGCTTTGGAATTGCATGGAATGTGGCGAGAAATTTCATAAGAAGGAACACGCTGTGAGACATTATGCAGAGAAGCATCCGTTGATAGAACTACCAGAGGCGTTAAGATATGAACCCAGGTTGGAGGTTAAGACGAAACATAAACAATCTGtacaagaaattgaatattttatgaagaaaaaggaagaggagaaaaaggccaaaaggagaaggatTGAGCCGGATGATGAGCATAATACTGATGTTGCTAACGATTGTGATTATGATACCAATGGAAAGTGTGTCAAGGGAAGCCACGTTAACAAAGAAGAtctcaaaaaagaaaacaccTTTAATCTTTCAGACTGCGGGATGTTTGTAGCAAAACCGACTATcaataacttcaaaaaGCATCAGAAAAACAAAGCCAACACATCTTTTGATGTACTGGATCTTCTCGTTGATAATGTAGATCAGCGTCTCAGTTGCCCATATTCTAACTGCCACAGACTTTTTAGAAAACAATACGATCTTGATAGGCATCTGGCATGGCATCAACGTCAAGATAAACTTTTGGATCAAAAGGTTGAATTGGTTCTTACAGAAATAGAGCAGGCAGAGCACAACGCCGATTGA